From the genome of Methylocystis bryophila, one region includes:
- a CDS encoding DUF29 domain-containing protein → MSAAYEKDFYAWANEQAALLRAGRLNEADIAHIAEEIESMGKAEQRELVSRLTVLLLHLLKWRVQPGMRGGSWEATIKVQRRDLSRLLRDNPSLKSKLDEAMGDAYGDAIILAASETGLSEASLPSACLWSFEQAMDAEFWPE, encoded by the coding sequence ATGAGCGCCGCCTACGAAAAGGATTTCTACGCCTGGGCGAACGAGCAGGCCGCGCTGCTGCGCGCGGGCCGCCTCAACGAAGCCGACATCGCGCATATCGCCGAGGAGATCGAGAGCATGGGAAAGGCGGAACAACGCGAGCTCGTCAGCCGTCTCACCGTCCTGCTGCTGCATTTGCTGAAATGGCGGGTTCAGCCAGGAATGCGCGGAGGCTCCTGGGAAGCGACGATCAAGGTGCAACGCCGCGACCTGAGCCGCTTGTTACGCGACAATCCCAGCCTCAAATCAAAGCTCGACGAAGCCATGGGCGACGCCTACGGCGACGCGATCATCCTCGCCGCGAGCGAGACAGGTCTTTCGGAAGCATCCTTGCCGTCAGCCTGCCTCTGGAGCTTCGAGCAGGCGATGGACGCTGAGTTCTGGCCTGAATGA
- a CDS encoding Rrf2 family transcriptional regulator, with protein sequence MKLTSFTDFGLRALILLADRKEEVLSASAIADHFHVSRHHMAKVLQELTAAGYLEGIRGAQGGVRLARDPRDIRIGEVVRTLDKEQALVDCFREGWNDCALLPRCRLKGMLARAQLGFLRELDRYTISDCLEGTSVSPLAALTD encoded by the coding sequence ATGAAATTGACCAGCTTTACCGATTTCGGACTGCGCGCTCTGATTCTGCTGGCGGATCGGAAAGAGGAAGTGCTGAGCGCCTCCGCGATCGCCGATCATTTTCACGTCTCTCGCCATCATATGGCGAAGGTGCTTCAGGAGCTGACCGCCGCCGGTTATCTCGAGGGCATTCGCGGCGCGCAAGGCGGGGTGCGCCTGGCGCGCGACCCGCGCGACATCCGCATCGGCGAAGTCGTGCGAACCCTCGATAAGGAACAAGCGCTCGTCGATTGCTTTCGCGAGGGATGGAACGACTGCGCGCTTTTGCCGCGCTGTCGTCTGAAGGGCATGTTGGCGCGCGCGCAGCTCGGTTTCTTGCGCGAGCTCGACCGATACACCATCAGCGACTGTCTTGAAGGGACGAGCGTTTCGCCTCTCGCGGCGCTCACCGACTAA
- a CDS encoding efflux transporter outer membrane subunit translates to MRRSFVAPLLAVLALGGCMVGPDYVPPPVLAPEKFKELKGNLVQGWKLAAPQDSVDAGPWWTVYGDPALDALEAQVEVSNQTVAAAVEAYEQARTLVREAEAALFPTVNAGYSTSRQYTGKSLVSGFLIAPGNAPAIATPSNASLNGKTTAIYTTQGNLTWELDIWGKIRRQIESQTAGVQVSAADLENVKLSAQAALAAAYFNRRAAVSLRALLQETAEEYRKTLEIVRNQYKIGLAARADVDAAETQLISTEAQAINTGVMIAQLEHAIAMLIGKAPAELSLPQAGLVGGIPAFPVEVPATLLERRPDIAAAERQMQQENALIGVALAAYYPDITLSATFGYAGHVPLPINPAHEFWSLAALAKQTLFEGGLRSAQVDYATSTYRQSVAAYRQTVLAAFQQVEDQLAAIRIQRQQLEAEEKAIVVARRTVAFYLNQYRVGWVAFTAVVVAEAQLFAAEQTALMTRQNLFAASVALIEALGGGWNNSKLPTTAEATPRISILPKIPPGAPPPLAVGEQKCCSAQ, encoded by the coding sequence GTGAGGCGCAGCTTCGTCGCGCCGCTTTTGGCCGTGCTCGCGCTGGGCGGCTGCATGGTCGGCCCCGATTACGTCCCTCCCCCGGTTCTGGCGCCAGAAAAATTCAAGGAACTCAAAGGCAATCTGGTCCAGGGCTGGAAGCTCGCCGCGCCGCAAGACAGCGTCGACGCCGGTCCCTGGTGGACAGTCTACGGCGACCCGGCTCTCGACGCGCTCGAGGCGCAGGTTGAGGTCTCCAACCAGACCGTCGCCGCGGCTGTGGAAGCCTACGAACAGGCGCGCACATTGGTCCGCGAGGCGGAGGCGGCGTTGTTCCCCACCGTCAACGCCGGCTACTCGACGTCGCGCCAATACACGGGCAAGAGCCTCGTCAGCGGCTTCTTGATCGCGCCGGGCAACGCGCCCGCCATCGCCACCCCCTCCAACGCCTCGCTGAACGGGAAGACGACTGCGATCTACACGACGCAGGGAAATCTGACCTGGGAACTCGACATCTGGGGCAAGATCCGCCGGCAGATCGAGAGCCAGACCGCGGGCGTGCAAGTGAGCGCGGCTGATCTCGAGAATGTGAAACTCTCGGCGCAGGCCGCGCTCGCCGCGGCCTATTTCAACCGGCGCGCCGCCGTGTCGTTGAGGGCGCTGCTCCAGGAGACCGCGGAGGAATATCGCAAAACGCTCGAGATCGTCCGCAACCAGTACAAAATCGGCCTCGCCGCCCGAGCCGACGTCGACGCCGCCGAGACCCAGCTCATTTCCACGGAAGCGCAAGCGATCAACACGGGGGTCATGATCGCGCAACTCGAGCACGCCATCGCCATGCTGATCGGTAAGGCGCCGGCAGAGCTCTCGCTGCCACAGGCGGGTCTCGTCGGGGGCATTCCCGCTTTCCCTGTCGAGGTTCCCGCGACGCTGCTCGAGCGGCGGCCCGACATCGCCGCCGCCGAGCGCCAGATGCAGCAAGAGAACGCGTTGATCGGCGTGGCGCTCGCCGCCTATTATCCGGACATCACGCTCTCGGCGACCTTTGGCTACGCGGGACATGTCCCGCTGCCGATCAATCCCGCACACGAGTTCTGGTCACTCGCCGCCTTGGCGAAGCAGACGCTGTTCGAGGGCGGACTGCGCTCGGCGCAAGTCGACTATGCGACCTCCACCTACCGACAAAGCGTCGCCGCCTATCGTCAAACCGTGCTCGCAGCGTTTCAACAGGTCGAGGATCAGCTCGCGGCGATCCGCATCCAGAGGCAGCAGCTCGAGGCGGAGGAAAAGGCGATCGTCGTCGCCAGACGGACGGTCGCCTTTTATTTGAACCAATATCGCGTGGGCTGGGTCGCCTTCACGGCCGTCGTCGTCGCGGAAGCGCAGTTGTTCGCCGCCGAGCAGACCGCCTTGATGACGCGCCAGAACCTCTTCGCCGCGAGCGTGGCCCTGATCGAGGCGCTCGGTGGCGGCTGGAACAACTCGAAACTGCCGACGACCGCCGAAGCGACGCCCCGGATTTCAATCCTGCCGAAGATACCGCCGGGCGCGCCGCCGCCGCTGGCCGTGGGGGAGCAGAAGTGCTGCAGTGCGCAGTGA
- a CDS encoding methylmalonyl-CoA mutase family protein, translating into MTFDDTGLGGEFPQAGEDLWRKAVDRALKGGAFEKLIAKTYDGGRIEPLYPPAAAPGPRALRKTPGRWAVLARADLADVESANAQALEDLEGGADGLQLVFRGALGAYGTALASDGDAAVAQLFDKVRIDWGLPIALEDSPLAPQAPEALARLVDSLHIEPSITQVLFALDPLGAALRVGFGSETFASRAKSFGEKAKRLASQGYRQGVVAADARLVHAAGGTEAQELGYTLAAGVAYLRALADAGLGLEEARRLLFFRLAVDADEFASVAKLRALRRLWAKVEESCGLAPEPALIHAETAWRMMSVSDPWSNLLRVTVAVFSAAVGGADAVAALPFTQALGAPDAFARRLARDTQLVLQDESYLHVVDDPSAGAGGFEALTEALCERGWDAFRKIETEGGLPKALELGRFQSEVLEVAKARAAAVARAKEKITGSNEFPDIAEKPLSVLAPFDASAAGALAGDEKALRPMRLSEPFEALRRASDAHLEKTGARPRVFLATLGPVAAFTARANFAKNFFEAGGIEAVFGPTTDDSAEIVAAYRESGAKLACLCSADAIYCDAAKPTALALRGAGARLYLAGRPGDMEEALRQAGVEKFIFVGCDMLALLQRAFEEAL; encoded by the coding sequence ATGACGTTCGACGACACGGGTCTAGGGGGAGAATTTCCGCAGGCTGGCGAAGATCTTTGGCGCAAGGCCGTTGATCGCGCGCTGAAGGGCGGCGCCTTTGAGAAGCTCATCGCCAAAACTTACGACGGCGGCAGGATCGAGCCTCTCTATCCGCCGGCCGCGGCGCCCGGTCCGCGCGCCCTGCGCAAGACGCCCGGTCGCTGGGCGGTCCTGGCGCGGGCCGATCTCGCCGACGTGGAAAGCGCCAACGCCCAGGCGCTCGAGGATCTCGAAGGCGGCGCCGACGGCTTACAGCTCGTGTTCCGCGGCGCGCTCGGCGCCTATGGGACGGCGCTCGCAAGCGACGGCGACGCGGCGGTCGCGCAGCTTTTCGACAAGGTGCGGATCGATTGGGGCCTGCCCATCGCGCTCGAGGATTCGCCCCTCGCGCCGCAGGCGCCCGAGGCCCTGGCGCGGCTCGTCGACAGCCTCCATATCGAGCCGTCGATCACGCAAGTGCTCTTCGCGCTCGATCCGCTGGGCGCGGCGTTGCGGGTCGGCTTCGGAAGCGAAACTTTCGCTTCGCGAGCCAAAAGTTTTGGCGAAAAAGCCAAACGTCTCGCTTCGCAGGGCTATCGGCAGGGCGTCGTCGCGGCCGACGCGCGCCTCGTTCACGCCGCCGGAGGGACCGAGGCGCAGGAGCTGGGCTATACGCTCGCCGCCGGCGTCGCCTATCTGCGCGCGCTCGCCGACGCGGGCCTCGGCCTGGAGGAAGCCCGCCGTCTACTGTTCTTCCGTCTCGCCGTCGACGCCGACGAGTTCGCCTCGGTCGCAAAATTGCGCGCTTTGCGCCGCCTCTGGGCGAAAGTCGAGGAATCCTGCGGGCTTGCGCCCGAGCCGGCGTTGATCCACGCCGAGACCGCTTGGCGCATGATGAGCGTGAGCGACCCGTGGAGCAATCTGCTGCGCGTGACCGTCGCCGTCTTTTCGGCCGCCGTCGGCGGGGCCGACGCTGTCGCGGCGCTGCCCTTCACGCAGGCGCTCGGCGCGCCCGACGCCTTCGCGCGCCGCCTCGCCCGCGACACGCAGCTCGTGCTGCAGGACGAGAGCTATCTGCACGTCGTCGACGATCCTTCGGCCGGAGCCGGCGGTTTCGAGGCCTTGACCGAGGCGCTTTGCGAGCGCGGCTGGGACGCCTTCCGCAAGATCGAGACGGAGGGCGGCCTGCCGAAGGCCTTGGAATTGGGCCGCTTCCAGTCCGAGGTCTTAGAGGTCGCCAAAGCCCGCGCCGCCGCAGTCGCCCGCGCTAAGGAGAAGATCACGGGCTCCAATGAATTTCCCGACATCGCCGAAAAACCGCTTTCCGTGCTCGCGCCCTTCGACGCGTCCGCCGCCGGCGCGCTGGCCGGGGATGAAAAGGCGCTGCGCCCCATGCGTCTTTCCGAGCCTTTCGAGGCGCTGCGCCGAGCCTCCGATGCGCATCTCGAGAAGACCGGCGCGCGCCCGCGCGTGTTCCTCGCGACGCTCGGCCCCGTTGCGGCCTTCACCGCGCGCGCGAATTTCGCCAAGAACTTCTTCGAGGCCGGCGGGATCGAGGCCGTGTTCGGTCCGACGACCGACGACAGCGCCGAAATCGTCGCGGCCTATCGCGAGAGCGGCGCAAAACTCGCTTGTCTTTGTTCCGCCGACGCGATTTACTGCGATGCAGCAAAGCCTACGGCGCTCGCTCTCCGCGGCGCCGGCGCAAGGCTCTATCTGGCTGGCCGCCCCGGCGACATGGAAGAGGCGCTTCGCCAGGCGGGAGTCGAGAAATTCATATTCGTGGGCTGCGACATGCTCGCCCTGTTGCAGCGCGCGTTCGAGGAGGCCCTGTGA
- a CDS encoding 2Fe-2S iron-sulfur cluster-binding protein, translated as MYKINLLTRDGASIAFDAESSETLLDAAAKAKIILPSVCREGGCGVCRVTCRSGAVTLNAYSTAALSDDARAEGDILLCRAKAQSNLELSAPFDKAVVGFAPVPERAARLSEIAPAGAGAVRLVLHYEDDAAYGRAADFIPGQFVELTHPETSTRRAYSLANTPNWDGKLEFFIRLHPRGVFSDYLKGAAKPGDLLLVKGPQGSFAADEASQAARWFVAGGTGVAPMLSILRQMAELGDARETRLFFGVNTQEELFALEAIDALKQVLPRLATTICIWKPLPGWTGFAGTPADALAAALAEADGIPDLYVCGPPALIQATQAVGCKAGVPRDRIFSEPFAAA; from the coding sequence ATGTACAAGATCAATCTCCTCACCCGCGACGGGGCGTCGATCGCCTTTGACGCAGAGTCCTCGGAGACGCTGCTCGACGCGGCGGCGAAGGCGAAAATTATTTTGCCCTCCGTCTGCCGCGAAGGCGGCTGCGGCGTCTGCCGCGTGACGTGCAGGAGCGGGGCGGTCACACTCAACGCCTACTCGACCGCGGCGCTCTCCGACGACGCCCGCGCCGAGGGCGACATTCTCCTGTGCCGCGCCAAGGCGCAAAGCAATCTCGAGCTGTCGGCACCCTTCGACAAGGCCGTCGTCGGCTTCGCTCCCGTGCCCGAGCGCGCGGCGCGCCTATCCGAGATTGCGCCGGCTGGCGCAGGAGCCGTGCGGCTCGTGCTCCACTACGAGGACGACGCCGCATATGGGCGCGCCGCCGACTTCATTCCCGGACAATTTGTGGAGCTGACGCATCCCGAGACATCGACGCGCCGCGCCTATTCCCTCGCCAATACGCCGAACTGGGACGGCAAGTTGGAATTTTTCATTCGTTTGCATCCACGAGGGGTTTTCTCCGACTATCTCAAAGGCGCGGCAAAGCCTGGCGACCTCCTGCTTGTGAAAGGACCGCAAGGAAGCTTCGCCGCTGACGAGGCCAGCCAAGCCGCCCGCTGGTTCGTCGCCGGCGGCACGGGCGTCGCGCCCATGCTCTCGATATTGAGGCAGATGGCGGAGCTTGGCGATGCGCGTGAGACGCGCCTGTTCTTCGGCGTCAATACGCAAGAAGAGTTGTTCGCTCTGGAGGCCATCGACGCGCTCAAGCAAGTTCTGCCGCGGCTGGCGACGACGATCTGCATTTGGAAGCCTCTCCCGGGGTGGACGGGCTTTGCGGGGACGCCGGCTGACGCCCTCGCCGCCGCTCTCGCCGAAGCGGATGGGATTCCTGACCTTTATGTCTGCGGGCCGCCGGCGCTGATCCAGGCGACGCAGGCCGTCGGCTGCAAAGCTGGCGTTCCCCGCGATCGTATCTTCAGCGAGCCGTTCGCGGCTGCTTGA
- the hcp gene encoding hydroxylamine reductase: protein MFCYQCEQTFRSEAATGCAGPKGMCGKDAATADLQDVLLHLCEGTGQYLHRARALGATDAEADRFILFAFFTTLTNVNFNAGKFVVLIQEAAGHRDRAKALYEKAATAAGKAPERLAGAAAFFRPATDMQGLLAQAGEAGVRKDVESLGEDVIGLRSLVLYGLKGVCAYAHHAEVLGQERDAIYEAVEHALDLLASEPTEIAPLLDEALALGRANFVAMEALDAANTRSFGTPAPTQVRMTPLKGKAILVSGHDLKDLAAILEATKGKGINVYTHGELLPAHSYPKLKAYPHLAGNYGGAWQDQQREFAEFPGPIVMTSNCLIEPQPRYRNRIFTAGPVGWAGIRHIENADFSQVAQAALALPGFAEDAPEERVTIGFGHDAVLGVADKVIEAVKAGAIRHFFLVGGCDGAAPGRNYYTDFAEHAPQDTMVLTLGCGKYRFNRRDFGSIGELPRLLDMGQCNDAYSALVVATKLAEAFGVGVNELPLSLIVSWFEQKAAAVLLTLLALGVRNVRLGPTLPAFLTPTLVNVLVEKFGIAPIGDAKADIEASLAHAA, encoded by the coding sequence ATGTTTTGTTACCAATGCGAGCAGACGTTTCGATCCGAAGCCGCGACGGGCTGCGCCGGCCCCAAGGGCATGTGCGGCAAGGACGCCGCCACGGCCGATCTTCAGGACGTGCTGCTCCATCTCTGCGAGGGAACCGGCCAATATTTGCATCGCGCCCGCGCGCTCGGCGCGACCGACGCGGAAGCCGATCGCTTCATTCTCTTCGCCTTCTTCACGACGCTGACGAACGTCAACTTCAACGCCGGGAAGTTCGTCGTGCTCATCCAGGAGGCCGCGGGACATCGCGATCGCGCCAAGGCCCTCTATGAAAAGGCGGCGACCGCGGCTGGCAAAGCGCCGGAGCGGCTCGCGGGGGCCGCCGCCTTCTTCCGACCGGCGACGGACATGCAGGGGCTTCTCGCTCAGGCGGGGGAAGCTGGGGTCCGCAAGGACGTCGAGAGCCTCGGCGAAGACGTGATCGGCCTGCGCTCGCTCGTGCTTTATGGCCTCAAAGGGGTTTGCGCTTACGCGCATCACGCCGAGGTGCTGGGCCAGGAGCGTGACGCCATTTACGAAGCCGTCGAGCACGCCCTCGACCTCCTCGCCAGCGAGCCGACCGAAATCGCGCCCTTGCTTGATGAGGCGCTGGCGCTCGGCCGCGCCAATTTCGTCGCGATGGAGGCGCTCGACGCCGCCAATACCCGTAGTTTCGGAACGCCGGCGCCGACGCAGGTCCGCATGACGCCGCTGAAGGGCAAAGCAATCCTCGTCTCTGGCCACGATTTGAAGGATCTCGCGGCGATCCTCGAAGCGACCAAAGGCAAAGGGATCAACGTTTATACGCATGGCGAGCTCTTGCCCGCGCACTCCTATCCCAAGCTCAAGGCCTACCCGCATCTCGCCGGCAATTACGGCGGCGCCTGGCAGGATCAGCAGAGGGAATTCGCCGAATTCCCCGGCCCAATCGTCATGACCTCCAACTGCCTCATCGAGCCGCAGCCGCGCTACCGCAATCGCATCTTCACCGCCGGTCCGGTCGGCTGGGCGGGCATCCGCCATATTGAGAACGCGGATTTTTCGCAGGTTGCGCAGGCCGCTTTGGCGCTCCCGGGTTTCGCCGAGGATGCTCCGGAAGAGAGGGTGACCATCGGCTTTGGCCATGACGCGGTTCTCGGCGTCGCCGACAAGGTGATCGAGGCCGTGAAGGCCGGCGCCATCCGCCACTTCTTCCTCGTCGGCGGTTGCGACGGCGCGGCGCCCGGCCGCAACTATTACACCGACTTCGCCGAGCACGCGCCGCAGGACACGATGGTGCTGACGCTCGGCTGCGGCAAATATCGCTTCAATCGGCGCGATTTCGGGTCGATCGGCGAGCTGCCGCGACTGCTTGACATGGGCCAGTGCAACGACGCCTATTCCGCCTTGGTTGTCGCCACCAAGCTCGCCGAGGCCTTCGGCGTCGGCGTCAACGAGCTGCCCTTGTCGCTGATCGTCTCCTGGTTCGAGCAGAAGGCCGCGGCCGTTCTGCTGACGCTGCTGGCGCTCGGCGTGCGCAATGTGCGACTCGGTCCGACGCTGCCGGCCTTCCTGACGCCGACGCTGGTCAATGTGCTCGTCGAAAAATTTGGCATCGCGCCGATCGGCGACGCCAAAGCGGACATCGAAGCTTCGCTGGCGCACGCCGCCTGA